A genome region from Euphorbia lathyris chromosome 4, ddEupLath1.1, whole genome shotgun sequence includes the following:
- the LOC136226920 gene encoding DNA replication complex GINS protein PSF2, translating to MAGQSDSSLSLFSPEEVEFIAEDELVEIVPNLRMDSLNFICGDYGPFYPQIAAQVPLWLAVALKKRGKCTIRPPQWMSIENLTQVLEGERDSHAFQPLPFHYVEISRLLFDHGRDDIPDVYMVRSLVEDIRDVRFHKVETNLQKFTASTVTWKNMSAMEVNIIRAFAGRALQAFYRHENEQVMPDSDRTQDRTPQVPSVRTKRNLKPR from the exons ATGGCCGGCCAATCTGATTCTTCCCTGTCGCTCTTTTCTCCTGAAGAG GTCGAGTTCATTGCCGAAGATGAATTGGTGGAAATCGTTCCTAATCTGAGGATGGATTCTCTCAATTTTATATGT GGGGATTATGGACCATTCTATCCACAAATAGCTGCTCAAGTGCCATTGTGGTTAGCTGTGGCTTTGAAGAAGCGTGGGAAGTGCACGATTAGGCCTCCTCAATGGATGTCAATTG AAAATTTGACCCAGGTTTTGGAAGGGGAGCGAGATTCACATGCATTTCAGCCATTGCCTTTTCATTATGTGGAGATCTCAAGACTTCTTTTTGACCA CGGGCGTGATGACATCCCTGATGTTTATATG GTGAGGTCACTTGTTGAAGACATCAGAGATGTAAGATTCCACAAAGTGGAAACTAATCTACAAAAGTTTACTGCATCAACAGTGACG TGGAAAAATATGTCTGCAATGGAAGTCAATATAATTCGTGCATTTGCTGGGAGAGCGTTACAGGCATTCTATAGGCATGAGAATGAACAGGTGATGCCAGATTCAGACAGAACACAAGATAGAACGCCACAAGTACCTTCTGTCAGGACAAAA CGAAATCTGAAGCCTCGATGA